The nucleotide window TCTACGAGCACCCGCTTCTGGAAAAGGTCTGCGGCAATACCTATGGCGTCATGATCTACCAGGAGCAGGTGCAGAACGCCGCGAAGCTGCTGGCGGGCTACACGCTCGGCGGCGCCGACCTTCTGCGCCGCGCGATGGGCAAGAAGGACCCGAAGAAAATGGCCGAGGAGCGATCGAAGTTCGTCTCGGGTGCCTTCACCACGAACGGCATCGGCGAGAAGCTGGCGAACCAGATCTTCGAGAAAATCGAGATGTTCGCGGGCTACGGCTTCAACAAGTCCCACTCCGCGTGCTACGGCCACATTTCCTACTGGACCGCCTACCTGAAGGCGAACCACCCGGTGGAGTTCCTCTCCGGCCTGCTTTCCAACGAAATCCACAACACCGACAAGATCGGCGTATTCGTGGCGGAGTGCCACCGCATGGGCATTGAGATCCTGCCACCGAACCTCAATGCCTCGAAGCTGCGCTTCGCTCCCGAAACCACGCCGTCCGGCGGCCGCGGTATCCGCTACGGTCTGGCCGCGATCAAGAACTGTGGCGAGGGCGCGATGGCCGCAGCGATCGAAGAACGCGAAACGAAAGGCCAGTTCTCATCCCTGGAAGACTTCGCCACCCGTCTGGATTCGAAGTCGGTGAACAAGCGCATTCTCGAAAACCTGGTGAAAGCCGGGGCGCTCGATTGGACTGAAGAAACCCGCGCGGGCATGTTCGGTCGCTTGGAGCAGGTGGTGGCTTCCGCTTCTTCCACCCAGAAGGACCGCGCCGCGGGACAGGTCTCGCTGTTCGATGCGCTCGACTTCGCCGCGCCTGCTCCGGCGGCCAAGGCTTCGGTCGCGAACGTGCCGGAGTGGTCGAAGGACGACCGCCTCGCACATGAGAAGGAGTTGCTCGGCTTCTACGTCACCGGTCATCCGCTGGACAAATTCCGCGGCGTGATCGACTCGGACCGCTATCACCGGTTGGGCTTGGTCGATGAACTGGACACTTCCAATCCGCGCGCGCGTTTCCCCTTCGCCGGGATGATCCGCAGCCTCGAATCAAAGGTCACCAAGACCGGCAAGCCATTCGGCGTGCTGATCCTGGAGGATTTCACCGGCAGCTCGGAAATCATGCTGTGGGGCGAGACCTTCGTGCCCGCCCGCGACAATGGCATTCTGGAAGCGGGCAAGATCATCAAGCTGAAGTGCTCCGTGCAGGTGGATGACCGCACCGGTGGTTATCGACTCACCGGATATGAGCTTAACGAGCTGAAGCCGAAGCGCACCTCCGAAGCCGCTGCTGCGAAAGGCCCGCTGGAGCTGACGCTGTGGACGACCCGCCACGGCGAGCGCGACATCGACCAGATCCGCAACGTGCTGGTCGAGCATCCGGGCCAGACGCCGGTGCTGCTGCACTTCCAGAACAGCGCCGGCCGCCGCGTGACCGTGGAGGCCGGGGAGAAGTTCCATGTCAAACGCACCCCGGCCTTGGTGGAGGCGCTGGATCGGTGGTTGGAGGAGTGAATGTAGTCGAAAGCTCTGCTTTCGAATGGTCTCCGCCAGCTCCTGTTGGCGGTGGTTCACCGGCCAGGCGATCTCCAACCCCAATGGGAAAGCTGGAGCTTCCCCCTACATCCGGAACCGCTCGGGCACGAAGCTGAGGTCCGTGGCTTCCGCGACGGCTAGACCGATCTGTTGTTCCAAGATCACCGGTGACACCGGTGGCTGGTAGTCCTTCAACGCTTCGGCGAGTGCCGCGCATTCGGTGAGATCCGTGGTCTTGGTGACACGGTACGCTTTCACCGCGAGCGCCTCCGCGGCACCGGGCGTGAGCAGATCCGGAATTTTCGCACGCAGATCTTCGGGCAAGCCTTCCGGCAGCACCAATCCCCGGCGTTTCGACAGAGCACGGATCAAACCATAGCCTTCCTCCGGCGTGCCGGTCGGGAAGAGCGGGATCTTCACGTCCACACGCCCGGGACGTTTCAGGTCCACCTCGACCAGATCGGGCCGGCTGGTGGCGAGCGCCCACAACAGGCGGCCACGATTCCGGCTCTGGCTCATCTGCTCCGCCATCATCCCATACACTCGGCCGGAGATGCCGGAGTCTCCGGATTCCGCGGAGCGTCGGCCAAGCGCCTGATCCGCTTCATCAATAAAGACGATGCAGCGGCCGAGCGCTTCCAGCAGCCGGAAGATCTTCTCCAGGTTCGCCTCGGTGGAGCCCACCCAACGGTCGCGGAAATTCTTGATCTTCACCACCGGCGCCCCGGCTTCACCCGCGAGGCATTCGACGAGGAAGGTCTTGCCGGTGCCGACGGGACCGCAGAACAGGTAGCCCATCGGCAGGGCCTGCAGGTCGTTCTTCCGCCACAGCGCGATGTCCTGCCGCAGCCATTTCTTCACGCCTTCCTGACCGTGGAGGTCATCGAGCGTGCGGCCGGATTGGATGAACTCGATCAGGCCCTGTGCATCCTCCTCCACAAGCTGCTTCTTCAACTCCACCAGATCGGCATCCGTGATCGGAGCTGCCGCATGCTGGCGGCGCTGGAGCAGCGAGGCCACGGCATGAAGCGTGGAACCCACCAAGGCTGCGGCCGGTTCACCCAGTCGACCACTGAAAGGAGCAAGCGCTTTCGGACAGGCGGGCTCCAGGATCTCCAACGCAGCCTCCACCGCCCCCGCATCCGGCAACGGCACCGTGAGTCTTGCGGCGCGGGCGTTCTGTGCGACCAAACGATGGAGATCGCTGAAGTTCTCCGTGATCAGGAAGCTGGCACAATGGTGGCCGGTGATCATCGGATCGGTGGACCACTCGCGGATCTGCAAGGCCATCGCGCTGGTTTCGGGATTGCTGCCACCGGCGGACGCGGGCACCACCAGATCGGCGGCGCGCACGATGACCGCCACGCGGATCGCGCGTTCCGGCTTC belongs to Luteolibacter ambystomatis and includes:
- a CDS encoding AAA family ATPase, whose translation is MPAPGMPSWAQELISLYESGAASQFILHGNIGDRLVATVAGTPRLVPLEGFLKDTLLQRFDVILSYDLGNGMRVEKGGETFAKWPSFGERELPSAPREAVHVITHYLRFCANLAAMKPERAIRVAVIVRAADLVVPASAGGSNPETSAMALQIREWSTDPMITGHHCASFLITENFSDLHRLVAQNARAARLTVPLPDAGAVEAALEILEPACPKALAPFSGRLGEPAAALVGSTLHAVASLLQRRQHAAAPITDADLVELKKQLVEEDAQGLIEFIQSGRTLDDLHGQEGVKKWLRQDIALWRKNDLQALPMGYLFCGPVGTGKTFLVECLAGEAGAPVVKIKNFRDRWVGSTEANLEKIFRLLEALGRCIVFIDEADQALGRRSAESGDSGISGRVYGMMAEQMSQSRNRGRLLWALATSRPDLVEVDLKRPGRVDVKIPLFPTGTPEEGYGLIRALSKRRGLVLPEGLPEDLRAKIPDLLTPGAAEALAVKAYRVTKTTDLTECAALAEALKDYQPPVSPVILEQQIGLAVAEATDLSFVPERFRM